The following are from one region of the Camelus dromedarius isolate mCamDro1 chromosome 16, mCamDro1.pat, whole genome shotgun sequence genome:
- the LOC105103066 gene encoding LOW QUALITY PROTEIN: leucine-rich repeat-containing protein 37A3 (The sequence of the model RefSeq protein was modified relative to this genomic sequence to represent the inferred CDS: substituted 1 base at 1 genomic stop codon) gives MDVSSTYSVAADNFMPTVQYIHETQWKYHNVGTELPSKRTGFTFPGLSSLGDQFEMQVNQQLWSLIPNNDMRRLISYVIXTLRMDCSETYMKLACAKFFSRTGLLIKLLSEHPKVKVSQAEGDTDLWKTENYISESTEAQSEQTGQESHELTEEVPEYGYKNKLILAISVSATAVVAVLIIIFCLIELLRTTIQIQNPQTKNHSYFSTYHYSVVLFSHKG, from the exons ATGGATGTTTCCAGCACGTATTCTGTTGCTGCAGACAACTTTATGCCAACTGTTCAATACATCCATGAAACACAATGGAAATACCACAACGTGGGCACTGAATTACCCTCTAAACGCACTGGCTTCACTTTCCCAGGGCTTTCATCCTTGGGTGATCAGTTTGAAATGCAGGTAAACCAGCAGCTATGGTCCCTCATCCCCAACAATGACATGAGAAGGCTCATTTCTTATGTGATCTGAACTTTGAGAATGGACTGCTCTGAGACCTACATGAAGCTGGCCTGTGCCAAGTTCTTCTCCAGAACAGGCCTCCTGATAAAGCTTCTCAGTGAGCACCCAAAAGTAAaggtgtcccaggcagagggggaTACCGACCTATGGAAAACCGAGAACTACATCAGTGAGAGCACAGAAGCCCAGAGTGAACAGACAGGGCAGGAGTCACATGAG ctCACAGAAGAAGTTCCAGAATATGGCTATAAGAACAAACTCATCTTGGCAATATCAGTATCTGCGACTGCAGTAGTGGCGGTATTGATTATAATTTTCTGCCTTATTGAGCTGCTAAGGACAACAATTCAGATTCAGAACCCACAAACTAAAAATCACAGCTACTTTTCCACCTACCACTACTCAGTAGTCCTCTTCAGTCACAAGGGCTGA
- the LOC105103067 gene encoding leucine-rich repeat-containing protein 37A-like isoform X2: MWSQMESCLQVDVAVPRQVLQEAPYQPPESPEEVEPSPVQEEAASQPPESPEEVQPSLEQEAQAQPAEHPEEAEPPSFPQEAQAQPAERPEYDSAPLQQEAPAQVPGFPGETVPQFPASDEAVARHGSKYPAHSKLSSVTLKPVDLELMVTPEPAKEGEFTAAQQEPRPQPPEYSVEAEPSPTPQDATGQPPEPPEEAEPSPGEQGQPAQPYEPNGEVVPFSTQQESPAQPTEHPEVVKPATQQESPAQSPAEIEPSATQQESTAQRPQSPAEAEPSPAHSQDHVTTASPPGQDQAQSLQWPSVTVKPVDLALTITSGPTSEAGPSPPQQEASSQSAGSPEQLEPLLVEQEVPEQPPAPSGNGEPSPVQLEPPTQPPETSTAATAQHPVHNEVTFSPAGPGEAQHPVMPSTIGKPLDLTVVITPEPAKEAESSPEQQEGSAHFPVSPEQAEFSPVQSKPLSPSPEHPGKVESFPGQQEATAQTTGPPEGVGLSSVQEEAPAQPPEPPKEVEMTVGTPGQNHAQHSSSPSVTDKPLDLGLTVTPGPLTEAGHSAALQQTTSHPTYMEVTPPQAEQVPAQHPAMTEVTVQPLDLELTLSPESNIDVKPHPTMQGTLTLASRAPSAFTVSGGDSSSTRSGSH, translated from the exons ATGTGGAGTCAAATGGAGAGCTGCCTGCAGGTAGATGTTGCTGTTCCACGTCAAG TTCTGCAGGAGGCCCCCTAtcagcctccagagagccctgaggaggtggaaccttctccagtccaggaggaagctgcgtctcagcctccagagagccctgAGGAGGTGCAACCTTCACttgagcaggaggcccaggctcagcctgcagagcATCCTGAGGAGGCGGAACCTCCTTCATTCcctcaggaggcccaggctcagcctgcagagcGCCCTGAGTATGACTCTGCCCCACTCCAGCAAGAGGCCCCAGCGCAAGTGCCAGGGTTCCCTGGTGAgactgtacctcagtttccagcGAGTGACGAGGCAGTAGCTCGACATGGAAGTAAGTATCCAGCTCACTCCAAGCTGTCCAGTGTTACACTTAAACCTGTGGATTTGGAACTTAtggtcactccagagcctgcTAAGGAAGGCGAGTTTACTGCAGCCCAGCAGGAGCCCCGGCCTCAGCCTCCTGAATATTCTGTGGAGGCAGAACCTTCTCCAACCCCGCAGGATGCCACAGGTCAGCCTCCAGAGCCTCCTGAGGAAGCTGAGCCTTCTCCAGGTGAACAGGGACAACCGGCTCAGCCTTATGAGCCTAATGGGGAAGTTGTACCCTTTTCAacccagcaggagagcccagctcagcccacagaGCATCCTGAGGTGGTGAAACCAGCCacccagcaggagagcccagctcagTCTCCAGCAGAGATAGAGCCTTCCGCAACCCAGCAGGAAAGCACAGCTCAACGTCCACAGTCTCCCGCTGAGGCCGAACCCTCTCCAGCTCATTCTCAAGATCATGTGACAACAGCTTCTCCTCCAGGCCAGGATCAAGCTCAGTCTCTGCAGTGGCCCAGTGTCACTGTTAAACCTGTGGACCTTGCACTCACCATAACTTCAGGGCCCACAAGTGAAGCTGGACCTTCTCCGCCCCAACAGGAGGCCTCATCTCAGTCTGCAGGGTCCCCTGAGCAGTTGGAACCGTTACTGGTCGAGCAGGAGGTTCCGGAACAGCCTCCAGCCCCCTCAGGAAATGGTGAACCTTCTCCAGTCCAGCTTGAGCCCCCAACTCAGCCTCCAGAGACCTCTACAGCTGCCACAGCTCAACATCCAGTACATAATGAGGTGACGTTCTCACCTGCAGGGCCAGGTGAAGCTCAGCATCCAGTGATGCCTAGTACCATAGGCAAACCCCTGGATCTCACAGTTGTCATCACTCCAGAGCCTGCTAAGGAGGCTGAAAGttccccagagcagcaggagggctCTGCTCATTTTCCCGTTTCCCCCGAGCAGGCTGAATTTTCTCCAGTCCAGTCTAagcctctttctccatctccGGAGCACCCTGGGAAGGTTGAATCTTTCCCAGGACAACAAGAGGCCACAGCTCAGACTACAGGTCCCCCTGAGGGGGTGGGGCTTTCTTCGGTCCAGGAGGAAGCCCCGGCTCAACCTCCAGAGCCACCTAAGGAGGTTGAGATGACAGTTGGAACACCAGGACAGAATCACGCTCAGCATTCCAGCTCGCCCAGTGTCACTGATAAACCTTTGGACCTGGGGCTTACTGTGACTCCGGGGCCTCTTACAGAGGCTGGACACTCTGCAGCCCTGCAGCAGACGACATCTCATCCAACGTACATGGAGGTGACACCTCCACAGGCAGAGCAGGTGCCGGCTCAGCATCCAGCCATGACTGAGGTCACAGTTCAGCCTTTGGACCTGGAACTTACATTAAGTCCAGAATCTAATATAGATGTTAAACCTCATCCAACCATGCAGGGGACCCTAACCTTGGCCTCCAGAGCCCCCTCAGCCTTCACTGTATCAGGAGGTGACAGTTCCAGCACCAGATCAGGATCACACTGA
- the LOC105103067 gene encoding leucine-rich repeat-containing protein 37A3-like isoform X1 produces the protein MWSQMESCLQVDVAVPRQGENDRITQHQKLPEEVPVLGWDQNQAPALSRPKGNKIKAVDIDLPLDLLGSPDQPPEPPEEAEMSSSLQEAQAQRPEPTQEVESPPQQEGPAQNPQTPGKVESFPPQAEAQAQRPEDTEETEPAPLQQGALSQPSEGPEEVGAAVPWGEGGLQELLAEQLRPHGPNENEAQQSDLHSVSVNPVDLALTINPEVTNVVETSPVLQEAPYQPPESPEEVEPSPVQEEAASQPPESPEEVQPSLEQEAQAQPAEHPEEAEPPSFPQEAQAQPAERPEYDSAPLQQEAPAQVPGFPGETVPQFPASDEAVARHGSKYPAHSKLSSVTLKPVDLELMVTPEPAKEGEFTAAQQEPRPQPPEYSVEAEPSPTPQDATGQPPEPPEEAEPSPGEQGQPAQPYEPNGEVVPFSTQQESPAQPTEHPEVVKPATQQESPAQSPAEIEPSATQQESTAQRPQSPAEAEPSPAHSQDHVTTASPPGQDQAQSLQWPSVTVKPVDLALTITSGPTSEAGPSPPQQEASSQSAGSPEQLEPLLVEQEVPEQPPAPSGNGEPSPVQLEPPTQPPETSTAATAQHPVHNEVTFSPAGPGEAQHPVMPSTIGKPLDLTVVITPEPAKEAESSPEQQEGSAHFPVSPEQAEFSPVQSKPLSPSPEHPGKVESFPGQQEATAQTTGPPEGVGLSSVQEEAPAQPPEPPKEVEMTVGTPGQNHAQHSSSPSVTDKPLDLGLTVTPGPLTEAGHSAALQQTTSHPTYMEVTPPQAEQVPAQHPAMTEVTVQPLDLELTLSPESNIDVKPHPTMQGTLTLASRAPSAFTVSGGDSSSTRSGSH, from the coding sequence ATGTGGAGTCAAATGGAGAGCTGCCTGCAGGTAGATGTTGCTGTTCCACGTCAAGGTGAGAATGACAGGATAACCCAGCATCAAAAGCTCCCAGAGGAGGTTCCAGTGCTAGGCTGGGATCAGAAtcaggccccagctctgtctcGACCTAAAGGTAATAAGATCAAAGCTGTAGATATAGATCTACCTTTGGATCTTCTGGGAAGCCCAGATCAGCCTCCAGAGCCCCCTGAGGAGGCTGAAATGTCCTCATccctgcaggaggcccaggctcagcgtcCAGAGCCCACTCAGGAGGTTGAGTCTCCACCCCAGCAAGAGGGTCCTGCTCAAAATCCACAGACCCCTGGGAAGGTTGAATCTTTTCCgccccaggcagaggcccaggctcagcgtcCAGAGGACACTGAAGAGACAGAACCAGCTCCACTTCAGCAGGGGGCTCTGTCTCAGCCTTCAGAGGGCCCTGAGGAAGTAGGCGCTGCAGTcccttggggggagggagggcttcAGGAGCTTTTAGCTGAACAATTAAGGCCTCATGGTCCCAATGAGAATGAAGCTCAGCAGTCAGACCTGCACAGTGTCAGTGTTAACCCTGTGGATCTGGCACTTACTATAAATCCAGAGGTCACTAATGTGGTTGAAACTTCTCCAGTTCTGCAGGAGGCCCCCTAtcagcctccagagagccctgaggaggtggaaccttctccagtccaggaggaagctgcgtctcagcctccagagagccctgAGGAGGTGCAACCTTCACttgagcaggaggcccaggctcagcctgcagagcATCCTGAGGAGGCGGAACCTCCTTCATTCcctcaggaggcccaggctcagcctgcagagcGCCCTGAGTATGACTCTGCCCCACTCCAGCAAGAGGCCCCAGCGCAAGTGCCAGGGTTCCCTGGTGAgactgtacctcagtttccagcGAGTGACGAGGCAGTAGCTCGACATGGAAGTAAGTATCCAGCTCACTCCAAGCTGTCCAGTGTTACACTTAAACCTGTGGATTTGGAACTTAtggtcactccagagcctgcTAAGGAAGGCGAGTTTACTGCAGCCCAGCAGGAGCCCCGGCCTCAGCCTCCTGAATATTCTGTGGAGGCAGAACCTTCTCCAACCCCGCAGGATGCCACAGGTCAGCCTCCAGAGCCTCCTGAGGAAGCTGAGCCTTCTCCAGGTGAACAGGGACAACCGGCTCAGCCTTATGAGCCTAATGGGGAAGTTGTACCCTTTTCAacccagcaggagagcccagctcagcccacagaGCATCCTGAGGTGGTGAAACCAGCCacccagcaggagagcccagctcagTCTCCAGCAGAGATAGAGCCTTCCGCAACCCAGCAGGAAAGCACAGCTCAACGTCCACAGTCTCCCGCTGAGGCCGAACCCTCTCCAGCTCATTCTCAAGATCATGTGACAACAGCTTCTCCTCCAGGCCAGGATCAAGCTCAGTCTCTGCAGTGGCCCAGTGTCACTGTTAAACCTGTGGACCTTGCACTCACCATAACTTCAGGGCCCACAAGTGAAGCTGGACCTTCTCCGCCCCAACAGGAGGCCTCATCTCAGTCTGCAGGGTCCCCTGAGCAGTTGGAACCGTTACTGGTCGAGCAGGAGGTTCCGGAACAGCCTCCAGCCCCCTCAGGAAATGGTGAACCTTCTCCAGTCCAGCTTGAGCCCCCAACTCAGCCTCCAGAGACCTCTACAGCTGCCACAGCTCAACATCCAGTACATAATGAGGTGACGTTCTCACCTGCAGGGCCAGGTGAAGCTCAGCATCCAGTGATGCCTAGTACCATAGGCAAACCCCTGGATCTCACAGTTGTCATCACTCCAGAGCCTGCTAAGGAGGCTGAAAGttccccagagcagcaggagggctCTGCTCATTTTCCCGTTTCCCCCGAGCAGGCTGAATTTTCTCCAGTCCAGTCTAagcctctttctccatctccGGAGCACCCTGGGAAGGTTGAATCTTTCCCAGGACAACAAGAGGCCACAGCTCAGACTACAGGTCCCCCTGAGGGGGTGGGGCTTTCTTCGGTCCAGGAGGAAGCCCCGGCTCAACCTCCAGAGCCACCTAAGGAGGTTGAGATGACAGTTGGAACACCAGGACAGAATCACGCTCAGCATTCCAGCTCGCCCAGTGTCACTGATAAACCTTTGGACCTGGGGCTTACTGTGACTCCGGGGCCTCTTACAGAGGCTGGACACTCTGCAGCCCTGCAGCAGACGACATCTCATCCAACGTACATGGAGGTGACACCTCCACAGGCAGAGCAGGTGCCGGCTCAGCATCCAGCCATGACTGAGGTCACAGTTCAGCCTTTGGACCTGGAACTTACATTAAGTCCAGAATCTAATATAGATGTTAAACCTCATCCAACCATGCAGGGGACCCTAACCTTGGCCTCCAGAGCCCCCTCAGCCTTCACTGTATCAGGAGGTGACAGTTCCAGCACCAGATCAGGATCACACTGA